Proteins encoded within one genomic window of Ranitomeya variabilis isolate aRanVar5 chromosome 4, aRanVar5.hap1, whole genome shotgun sequence:
- the LOC143768248 gene encoding gastrula zinc finger protein XlCGF66.1-like, protein MDMKRDKMAERILHLTLEILFRLTGEDYTVVKKNSNERCQAPVSEGWERPLSPITKPPPHPLIHEDINDQKILELTYKMIELLTGEIPIRCQDVAVYFSMEEWEYLELHNNLYEDLMMEVPQPLTSPDLSSKRTTPERCPCPLLPQDCKQEDPNVSQNHQVDGEKVS, encoded by the exons ATGGATATGAAGAGGGACAAGATGgccgagaggatattacacctcaccctagagatcctcttccgtcttactggagag gattacacagtagtgaaaaaaaattctaatgagcgctgtcaggcccctgtgtctgagggatgggaaagacccctgagcccaatcacaaagcctccacctcacccactgatacatgaggacatcaatgaccagaagatcctagaactcacctacaagatgattgagctgctgactggagag attccaataaggtgtcaggatgtcgctgtctatttctccatggaggagtgggagtatttagaattaCACAATAATCTGTATGAGGacctcatgatggaggttccccagcccctcacatcgccag atctatccagtaagaggacaacaccagagagatgtccctgtcctcttcttccacaggactgtaaacaagaagatcccaatgtctctcagaatcatcaggtagatggagagaaggtgtcatga